One Leptidea sinapis chromosome 38, ilLepSina1.1, whole genome shotgun sequence DNA window includes the following coding sequences:
- the LOC126975844 gene encoding CUE domain-containing protein 1: MSSTTQLEFTQAMSDFKTMFPDMDDDVIEAVLRANQGAVDATIDQLLAMSTDNQNERLRLEIERVESSSPSKKKERRLTRVVMNGDDNDTTALVDVEDESVPLAVRKKWVPRMLGPLPPMFLRIPPSTDARIDLTLDMDDDRIATLLQNEEFMAELRWNQEFIAALDSEQGNKTKCQEDEAAFKERLKNMGKMSRKKFAQLSRMFSRGGSRKTGNAKAPPRGPPDSLLLQEEHSDDDERSHAQHVKI, translated from the exons ATGTCATCAACAACTCAGCTGGAGTTTACACAGGCCATGAGTGACTTCAAGACCATGTTCCCTGATATGGATGACGATGTGATAGAGGCGGTACTGCGAGCCAACCAGGGCGCGGTTGACGCGACCATCGACCAGTTGTTGGCGATGAGCACTGACAACCAGAATGAGAGATTGCGTCTTGAGATCGAGCGGGTTGAGAGTAGTTCTCCTTCGAAGAAGAAGGAACGGCGGCTGACTCGAGTTGTAATGAACGGAGATGACAATGATACGACGGCTCTTGT AGACGTTGAGGATGAGTCGGTTCCACTAGCAGTGCGAAAGAAATGGGTTCCAAGAATGTTAGGACCCTTACCACCCATGTTCCTCCGTATTCCACCGAGCACAGACGCTAGAATAGACCTTACCCTCGACATGGATGACGATCGCATCGCCACGCTCCTTCAAAACGAGGAATTTATGGCCGAATTGCGATGGAACCAGGAATTTATAGCTGCATTGGATAGCGAGCAAGGGAACAAAACGAAATGTCAAGAAGACGAAGCCGCGTTCAAAGAGAGATTAAAGAATATGGGAAAGA TGTCTCGAAAGAAGTTCGCTCAGCTATCGCGAATGTTTTCACGTGGTGGTAGTCGAAAAACTGGTAATGCCAAAGCACCGCCCCGAGGGCCACCTGACAGCTTATTATTACAAGAGGAGCACAGTGATGACGACGAGCGATCGCACGCGCAACACGTCAAAATATAG